The window CATCTTATCAAATTTACTCGCCCTATCCTGAACAGAGAATAGTATATCCGTTTAGTAGGTTCCGGGTTCAATTGTTTCACTATCGATGATATTTAGATGCTTGTGATAGATTGTAGCTTTACCGTTCAGAGGAAAAACTCGTCTTATGTTGTATGTAATCTAGGTTATAGTTTTGGTTTTATTTGACCGGTTGTCGCATTTAGTATAGGTCCGTGATGATCAACCATAAGAAGCGCGTCATAGGCACCATGGCATTATGGGTGTTTATATCTTTTGGCGAGCGCCATGCTTGTAACGATATGGGAGCATCTCATCTTGCAATTTGTGTGGGGTATTTGAAGTTTTGTGGGGTATGCCGTTTAGTTAGGGGCGGATTTCATATTCACGGGTGTCCGTAGTAAAAAGCTCATGAAAATTTACATTATCTGATGGTGTCACTCAAAACAATTTACATTATGCAATATAATGTCACTAGTTAAAAGCCCAAATAGTTGTCTACTTGATGGCTTGTTTCACTGGTAGCACGTGCTACCAGTGGTAACGTACTTACATCCGCCCCGGTTGAGTAACGATAAATAGTGTTTAGTTATAGGctaattatgagttagttatagtttGAAGCGCTAATGTAGCAGTTAAGACGTTCAGTTATGTTAGTTATGATAGACACTGATCTTAGTACATCACCTTAGTACATCACGTCAACaagcaaaagtataaattatcaaAAGGACCTTCTGTTTGAAACTTGGAAAATGTTTCCGTAATTGCAGGCACCATTAAACGTAGCAACAAAGATGGCATCTATCAAAAGATCTTCATTCCTTGTACCATCCCCAACCGGGTATGCAAAAGCTGGGCTACGATGGTTGGGTTATGAACCATGTTGCGCACCTTATTGGCCTCACTCGCTCATCTGGGGTCTGTTGTACTTGTTGCCTGAAAGTGCCGTGGATCCATGGATCCTCAGTTTTTGCCTCAAAATCCGAAAGAAGGGACAATTTAAAGATTCTCAGAAGAAAAAAATATAGATGTTCGATTCATCCTTTTCGGATAATCATGAATCATGATTATTCTGCTTGAAGTTCATATGTTGTATTTTAAACAGAACTTGTAATTGTTGTTTATTTGATTACCATATCttctttttcttcatgttttgcaaTGGCGTTTAAAATTTCAAAGATGAAAACAGAACACGCGAAGAAGACAGTGTATACATATTTGAATGGTTTTGCTCTAATTTTTGAGGATTTTTATCGACAACAGTAAAATCAATACAGATTAGCAACATGAAATTTTTCATAATGTTAGTCTGTTAGATGTGAATTGTTGAAAATAAACTACCATATGATCAATTTCTAATGTAATACTAAAGACAAGCACAATaagataaataataattatattaaatatatggaAAAGAAGAAATATATATTTTCCAAGAGAAATTCAATTAACAATGGAATGCAAATACAACATTACTTAGTTCTAATGTACCCCATTTCATTTATATATATGATCACTAACAATGATACTTAATTTCTCATTTTGTTGATTTGGTTAAGTGCAGGCTGTAATATATTGTAAAGCACCCAAAGTATAGCAGGTGCAATAACAATCAACAATAGTGAGCCTCTGTTATCATTAGCTGCAGCCGCCTCAGCCGCCGCCGCAGCCTCCGGTGTATTCAACAATCCAGAAGCAGCCGCCAAACCGCCGCCGATTCCAAGTCCAACAATCACTCCTTTTGTCCTCATTCTGTTAATCTGGTTAAGTGCAGGCTGCAATATGTTAAACAAAACCCATGCAATTGCTGGAACTAACGGTAGTAAAAGCGCGATACCACGGTTGTCTCCTTCTGCTATAACAGCGATTTGTTGGGCTGCGAAAGCCGGATCGGATGCGGATAATGTGGAGAAAATTGCTCCGGCGATGGCGGTTCCGGTGACGGAGATGGTGGATGGTTTTGTGATGGTGAGTTTGGGTAGGGAGATGGTGGTAGTGATTGGTTTTGatggtttgttgttgttgttggtggtggtggtggttatgcATTTGGCATTGAGCATGGCCATGGTGGTTGATAGTGTGCCTGCCAttggtggtttgtggtggttgATGATCGTGATGATAAAGATTGAAATTTTGAGGTTACACAATGAAGGTGTGAAGTGATAGCCAATGGGTTTATTGTAAGGGAACTGATATTTCCAAATTCATTTTTGATAAATCCACTTAAGTTTCCTGCAATGCCCTTAAATAATGTGTTATACAAGTTTCATGTTAGAATTTATTTGAGGGTATTTTAGGAAGATATGTTCAAAGAGTTGTGAATCTATCAAAATTGCATTTGGAAATATCATCTCTCTCGTGGTCTTATCTTTTTGATAGATTTTGGGGTGATTTTAGCCTTATATTTGAGTCCCTACAACAGTTTTCTTATCAATATAACTTGTCTACCATTGGATTTGTGATGTGCAAAAGATTACACTAGTCAAAGTCAGTTTGTGTATGTgtcattctttttctttttttcataGTCATTTTGTTTTTGAAATTATAGAGTTTATATACTCCATCCGTCTCACTTTAACCATCCAGTATTGACTTTTTAAAGTCTTTATTTATTAACGTTATCGCAAATTTTTTCTTTTTGCTATATAATACTTCGTATTTGTTACGCTGAAAATTGACAAATAAatactttaaaaagtcaacagtgAACATCTAGACGGAGAAAGTATCAAATAGTACTACGTACTACCTAAGAAATACATCAAATAGAAAATAATAGAAAGGAGGATTTGTAGACATGGAAACATAATTTGAGTTGATTAATAAGGAGTCGAGATACTAGTCTCAATGTCTAATTTCAGTGTTTTCTCAATGTCTAATTCCAGTGTTTTCTAAGACACTGAATTTAACACTGAAGTCAAAAGTGAAAAAATAGTTCGGTGTCTAATTTCAGTGTTTTCAACAAACTAGTCGGTAGCAAGACGTAGATGTGCAAGTTCATGTTGACGTTCAATGTAACGACGTGTGTTTGAACTTTTTGCCCCATTTTCGCTTTCCATTTCATCATTGACAAATGTATCAAGCACTTGCATCACATATTCATCGTTAGGTGAAGATGTCGAAGACATTTTATTTTTACTAGTATGAAAATTTTTAgacaaaagatattgaagaatgaTTTGATTTGTATGTAGAAGTGTGAGTTGATTTATATAGATGAAAACgagtatttaaaaataataatagtaatatttattaaaatatgttctTTGGAAAACGGATATATTTCAAATTTTCTAACCTATGTTCAACGTTCATTATACGACGGTGGAAGCTAGGAAAAGGCAAAGGGTAACGCCGTCTTAAAGTCAGGGAGGTGTTGTCGACGCCGAGGATTCGGCGTCAGATTTGGAGGGCAGCGAAAAAACGCGTCAACTCCGAGTACTCTAATAATGTTTTTTCGCATACAAGTGAtgccaaggttgcaaaattcgctattcggggattaatcggtcgggactttaaaaggattaatcggtaattcggagattaatcggggattaatcggattgtactgtatacatttaaatattaaattttaaaaattatatgtgtaaatattgaaaaaaaccataaatataaaaataaactttaacataattgtctaaaattattcattttgctCAAAAATTATAAAGTTCTAgtgtaaattcatgttaaaatgttaatcatTTTTGAATTTGACCGACTttaattaccaaattcgattttgactcatcaatggacgttgaccgtttaattaaacggttttttaaaaatcggaacggattgctcttaagaatgattaatcggagattaattggcgagtaatcgggttttttacaacactgagtGATGCAACTCATGTAATGtgatttatgtataataataattatgcttGTATACTAATCATCCCACTATGGCGTAAACAAGTTAACAACACATTACCCTTAAAATACATTAGCTTACTTTGTTATAAGAAAATCACCAAACTTAAAATACATACCGGTGATGACGTGCTTATTATCATGTGCTATTATTTCGCTTCGGGTTATCGTTAATGGGCTTTGTTGATGGGTTACCTTTGATGTATGTCTATATACTTAGTTGGTGGGCTACCTTTAGTTGAATCCTTTTAATGGACCACATTTAATTGGCTTGACTCACTCCTCCCTATATAAAGACTAGGCCTTAGAAAAACATCCAAGAGAAGTAATAGAGAACCTCTTTTCCTCTCATCTCCAACATAAGAGAGGTCAACTAGAGACCTCATCTCTTTCCCCGAATTGTCTAATGAGTTAGTCACGTTTTTCGTAATGTAAATAGACCATTCTTCCCACAAGTTTCACAAGTCAAAATTGGTTTGATAACTAGCACAAATTAAAGAGTTAAAATAAAGTACAAGTAATCTTATATGTTGAATCTTTATTGAATAACGAGTGAGCAAGAAAAATATGTAAATAGCTTCCCCTTCTATGCATTTTTATATGTGCATCGTAGAGCCGCAAGATTCTTTTTTCTCTTGCaaaaacaccaataatggtggtatatattaacCTTATAGGGA of the Rutidosis leptorrhynchoides isolate AG116_Rl617_1_P2 chromosome 5, CSIRO_AGI_Rlap_v1, whole genome shotgun sequence genome contains:
- the LOC139847992 gene encoding photosystem II reaction center proteins PsbY, chloroplastic, producing MAGTLSTTMAMLNAKCITTTTTNNNNKPSKPITTTISLPKLTITKPSTISVTGTAIAGAIFSTLSASDPAFAAQQIAVIAEGDNRGIALLLPLVPAIAWVLFNILQPALNQINRMRTKGVIVGLGIGGGLAAASGLLNTPEAAAAAEAAAANDNRGSLLLIVIAPAILWVLYNILQPALNQINKMRN